A window of Aliarcobacter trophiarum LMG 25534 contains these coding sequences:
- the fliD gene encoding flagellar filament capping protein FliD — protein MANGILGLGQGQAGALNNDLIEKLRAADRKGSVEPLEKKLEKFESEREVISDVTTKVNELLDALKIFSLNQTSGFNAFNQKSANVFGEGVIFDSDDLSSLEAGSLSVKVEQLAQKDAWQTDIVSGSKDQIVGKGTLTINGKSINTDGMSYTKLTEEINKIGGVQASLVDSSNGGFRLSIKSTETGLGNKIDFNNKDVNGNNLGVSDGAKGLFKADSTDEATLKQYNVLQAQDMKMKVDGVNYSNGSNTVIVDGLKITATKTGAESTINVENDTTTLSAQMKNFADKFNALRATIENEIYSSESSVDDKSVLRNMLGTIKNEFFGTGSGDKSIFNFGFSLDERSGDIIFNQKDFEASIKDGTKELEALFSGTPDKKGIATSMDEAISISGVTKTLLDYEINMLEREERLKKDKEEAETTLDNRYAAMAQQFATYGVMINQMEASFSGLKMLIAQSQVSK, from the coding sequence ATGGCGAATGGAATATTAGGACTAGGACAAGGACAAGCAGGAGCTTTAAATAATGATTTAATTGAAAAATTAAGAGCTGCTGATAGAAAAGGCTCTGTAGAACCTTTGGAAAAGAAACTTGAAAAATTTGAAAGCGAAAGAGAAGTTATTTCAGATGTAACAACAAAAGTTAATGAACTTTTAGATGCTCTTAAAATTTTCTCTTTAAATCAAACTTCTGGTTTCAATGCTTTTAATCAAAAAAGTGCAAATGTTTTTGGTGAAGGAGTTATCTTTGATTCAGATGATTTAAGCTCTTTAGAAGCTGGGAGTCTAAGTGTGAAAGTTGAACAACTTGCACAAAAAGATGCTTGGCAAACAGATATAGTAAGTGGTTCTAAAGACCAAATTGTAGGTAAAGGAACTTTAACAATAAATGGTAAGAGTATAAATACAGATGGTATGTCATATACAAAGCTTACAGAAGAAATAAATAAAATAGGTGGAGTTCAAGCTTCTTTGGTAGATAGTTCAAATGGTGGATTTAGATTATCTATAAAAAGTACAGAAACTGGCTTAGGTAATAAAATAGATTTTAATAATAAAGATGTAAATGGAAATAATCTTGGTGTTAGTGATGGAGCTAAAGGCTTATTTAAAGCAGATTCTACTGATGAAGCAACTTTGAAACAATATAATGTTTTACAAGCACAAGATATGAAAATGAAAGTTGATGGAGTTAATTATTCAAATGGTTCTAATACTGTTATTGTAGATGGACTTAAGATAACAGCTACAAAAACAGGTGCTGAATCAACAATAAATGTTGAAAATGATACAACAACTCTTTCTGCTCAAATGAAAAACTTTGCCGATAAGTTTAATGCCTTAAGAGCAACTATCGAAAATGAGATTTATAGTAGTGAATCTAGTGTTGATGATAAAAGTGTTTTAAGAAATATGCTAGGAACTATCAAAAATGAATTTTTTGGAACAGGCTCAGGAGATAAATCAATATTTAATTTTGGATTTTCATTAGATGAAAGAAGTGGAGATATAATTTTTAATCAAAAAGATTTTGAAGCTTCAATAAAAGATGGGACAAAAGAGCTAGAAGCTTTATTTTCAGGAACACCAGATAAAAAAGGAATTGCAACTTCTATGGATGAGGCAATTAGTATTAGTGGAGTTACAAAAACTCTTTTAGATTATGAGATAAATATGCTAGAGAGAGAAGAGAGATTAAAAAAAGATAAAGAAGAGGCAGAAACAACTTTAGATAATAGATATGCTGCAATGGCTCAACAATTTGCCACGTATGGAGTAATGATAAACCAAATGGAAGCCTCTTTTTCTGGTCTTAAAATGTTAATAGCTCAATCTCAAGTATCTAAATAA
- the pyk gene encoding pyruvate kinase: MDKKTKILATLGPASNSLEMIEKLIDAGANMFRLNFSHGSHEYHQETLDNIRQAMKNKSKIVGILQDISGPKIRVGELKEPFNLESGDVITFYDKEIIGEKKAPKDYIVSINYPDILKKIKVDEYIYLYDGIIRAKVIETTPKVKARIENSGTLSSRKGVNFPNTVINIEVITKKDEQDIAWGVKNRVDYFAISFVQSAKDMKRARELLNGYDGKLIAKIEKFDAVSNIKEIIDASDGIMVARGDLGIEVPYYDVPTIQKMLIRKSNAAGIPVITATQMLLSMTQNERATRAEISDVANAVLDGTDIVMLSEESAVGENPTNVVETMHNIILKTEEIFNHKKRDHMPYLDEFDVIQATVTKLADDLKADGILSLTSSGNSARKMSRYKPKTPLYTFAHNSETLTRLSALWGVIPITTIKEAQASKMIQKMLRSLEKRGILNKKGLYICTVGYPVGIPGSTNTIKILTPSEIGYYMNFKENREKSKIEKKEKKYK, from the coding sequence ATGGATAAAAAAACAAAGATTTTAGCAACACTAGGACCTGCTAGTAATAGTTTAGAGATGATAGAGAAGTTAATAGATGCTGGTGCAAATATGTTTAGGCTAAATTTTTCTCATGGAAGTCATGAGTATCATCAAGAGACTTTGGATAATATACGACAAGCTATGAAGAATAAGAGTAAAATAGTTGGAATACTTCAAGATATCTCAGGACCAAAAATAAGAGTTGGTGAATTAAAAGAGCCATTTAATTTGGAAAGTGGCGATGTTATTACATTTTATGATAAAGAGATTATAGGAGAAAAAAAAGCTCCAAAAGATTATATTGTATCAATTAACTATCCAGATATTTTGAAAAAAATCAAAGTGGATGAATATATCTATTTGTATGATGGAATTATAAGAGCAAAGGTAATTGAAACTACACCAAAAGTAAAAGCACGAATTGAAAACAGTGGAACATTAAGCTCACGAAAAGGAGTTAACTTCCCAAATACAGTTATAAATATAGAAGTTATTACAAAAAAAGATGAGCAAGATATTGCTTGGGGAGTTAAAAATAGAGTAGACTATTTTGCTATATCATTTGTTCAAAGTGCAAAAGATATGAAAAGAGCGAGAGAGCTTTTAAATGGTTATGATGGAAAACTAATAGCAAAAATAGAGAAATTTGATGCAGTTTCAAATATAAAAGAGATAATAGATGCAAGTGATGGAATAATGGTAGCAAGGGGAGATTTAGGAATAGAAGTTCCTTATTATGATGTTCCTACTATTCAAAAAATGCTTATTCGTAAATCAAATGCTGCAGGAATTCCTGTAATTACAGCAACTCAAATGCTTTTATCAATGACACAAAATGAAAGAGCAACTAGAGCTGAAATCTCAGATGTTGCAAATGCTGTTTTAGATGGAACAGATATTGTAATGTTAAGTGAAGAGAGTGCAGTTGGAGAAAATCCTACAAATGTTGTTGAGACAATGCATAATATTATTCTTAAAACAGAAGAGATTTTTAATCATAAAAAAAGAGATCATATGCCTTATTTGGATGAGTTTGATGTAATTCAAGCAACAGTTACAAAATTGGCTGATGATTTAAAAGCAGATGGTATTTTGTCTCTTACAAGTAGTGGAAACTCTGCTAGAAAGATGTCAAGATATAAACCAAAAACTCCATTATATACTTTTGCTCATAACAGTGAAACTCTTACAAGACTTTCAGCACTTTGGGGAGTTATTCCAATAACAACTATAAAAGAAGCCCAAGCTTCTAAGATGATTCAAAAGATGTTAAGAAGTTTGGAAAAACGAGGAATATTAAATAAAAAAGGTTTATATATTTGTACGGTTGGTTATCCTGTTGGAATTCCAGGAAGTACAAATACAATTAAAATTTTAACTCCTAGTGAAATAGGATATTATATGAATTTTAAAGAGAATAGAGAAAAAAGTAAGATTGAAAAAAAAGAGAAAAAATATAAATAA
- the thiS gene encoding sulfur carrier protein ThiS — protein MKVIINGQIKVFEENLNLQEIIENLKIEDKVMACAVNMDIVKKENWNSYKPNENDIIELLNFVGGG, from the coding sequence ATGAAAGTTATTATAAATGGACAAATTAAAGTTTTTGAAGAGAATTTAAATCTTCAAGAGATTATAGAAAATTTGAAAATAGAAGATAAAGTTATGGCATGTGCTGTAAATATGGATATAGTAAAAAAAGAGAATTGGAACAGTTATAAACCAAATGAAAACGATATTATAGAACTTTTAAACTTTGTAGGTGGTGGTTAA
- a CDS encoding sensor histidine kinase — translation MNIKLPKSSTLLFINILIFLSITLFAYSILLENIKINNVKNQEILFFQIKEKSSALLTKVLQKYHKQKELIGNKHMFALTLFEQGLDIDEIKKILNQDFEQEKFEVILLNRDLIIEDSSIFTDIGTNLSLLKKQFEKFENSDNIDVSIPEYSLEYLNFVSYSTSKLKDGRYLQISYSYGKFLDELRDIQEFINSSTIIKKSISYIIFNGYVGNFAFKMVPTYKQTIEELENRLKKGNELLEALKGNSYISYYKESKEEKIHIAYLLQDSPIYDDAEILYCIVFDENDYNKDIFYLRLFSFFVFISGATAIYLTYKLRTKELLLNYKDKFIAHSIHEIKTPLSIITINTQLREKLYGSDRYTIKIDGALKTLENSYEDMTFLHTKDKIEYEIIEIDLKRALENRVKYFDTIANCQNRKIELIAYNNLYPTMSKIELNRLVDNNISNAIKYSQIGSTISIILKNNTLEFHSKGAKIENPKEIFKRYKREDKNTGGHGLGLAIVSDICKKYNFDIEVESKNSINTFRYILNI, via the coding sequence TTGAATATAAAACTACCAAAATCATCAACTTTACTATTTATAAACATACTGATTTTTTTAAGTATAACACTTTTTGCATATTCTATACTACTTGAAAATATAAAGATAAATAATGTAAAGAATCAAGAGATACTTTTTTTTCAAATAAAAGAGAAGAGTTCTGCACTTTTGACAAAGGTTTTACAAAAGTATCATAAACAAAAAGAGCTTATAGGAAATAAGCATATGTTTGCCTTAACTCTTTTTGAACAAGGTTTAGATATTGATGAGATAAAAAAGATTTTAAATCAAGATTTTGAGCAAGAGAAGTTTGAAGTTATTTTATTAAATAGAGATTTAATAATAGAAGATAGCTCTATTTTTACAGATATTGGTACAAATTTATCTCTACTTAAAAAGCAGTTTGAAAAATTTGAAAATAGTGATAATATAGATGTTTCAATACCTGAGTACTCTTTGGAGTATTTAAATTTTGTAAGTTATTCGACTTCTAAATTAAAAGATGGTAGATATTTACAAATATCATATTCATATGGTAAATTTCTTGATGAATTAAGAGATATACAGGAGTTTATAAATAGTTCTACGATTATTAAAAAATCGATATCTTATATTATTTTTAATGGTTATGTTGGTAATTTTGCTTTTAAAATGGTTCCTACATATAAACAAACAATTGAAGAGTTGGAAAATAGATTAAAAAAAGGGAATGAACTTCTTGAAGCTTTAAAGGGTAATAGCTATATCTCTTATTATAAAGAGAGTAAAGAGGAGAAGATACATATAGCATATTTACTTCAAGATAGCCCAATATATGATGATGCAGAGATTCTATATTGTATAGTTTTTGATGAAAATGATTATAATAAAGATATCTTTTACCTAAGATTGTTCTCCTTTTTTGTTTTTATTTCTGGAGCAACTGCAATCTATTTAACTTATAAATTAAGAACAAAAGAGTTACTTCTAAACTATAAAGATAAATTTATAGCTCACTCTATTCATGAGATTAAAACTCCACTTTCTATTATCACTATAAATACTCAGCTAAGAGAGAAGTTATATGGAAGTGATAGATATACAATAAAGATAGATGGTGCATTAAAAACTTTAGAAAACTCTTATGAAGATATGACTTTTTTACATACAAAAGATAAAATAGAGTACGAGATTATAGAGATTGATCTTAAAAGAGCTTTAGAAAATCGTGTAAAATATTTTGATACAATTGCAAATTGTCAAAATAGAAAGATAGAGCTTATAGCTTATAATAATCTCTATCCAACAATGAGTAAGATAGAGCTAAATAGACTTGTAGATAATAATATATCAAATGCTATAAAATATTCACAAATTGGTTCAACAATATCTATAATTTTGAAAAATAATACTCTTGAATTTCATTCAAAAGGTGCTAAAATAGAAAATCCAAAAGAGATATTTAAAAGATATAAAAGAGAAGATAAAAATACAGGTGGACATGGTTTAGGATTGGCAATAGTTAGTGATATTTGTAAAAAATATAACTTTGATATAGAAGTAGAGAGTAAGAACTCTATAAATACTTTTAGATATATTTTAAATATTTAA
- a CDS encoding YraN family protein, with protein MSREKGDFAEKKAISFLTNLNFTIIETNFYAKKLGEIDIIAQKDDVYHFFEVKSAQTFDLAIQNLTKSKLSKIKKSIYYYLQIKKLDVAFCINAVVVTDNCIEILENITI; from the coding sequence ATGAGTCGTGAAAAAGGAGATTTTGCTGAGAAAAAGGCAATATCTTTTTTAACTAACCTAAATTTCACTATAATTGAGACAAATTTTTATGCAAAAAAGCTAGGAGAGATAGACATTATTGCACAAAAAGATGATGTTTACCATTTTTTTGAAGTAAAATCTGCTCAAACATTTGATTTAGCAATACAAAATTTAACAAAATCAAAACTATCTAAGATTAAAAAAAGCATATATTACTATTTACAAATAAAAAAATTAGATGTAGCCTTTTGCATAAATGCTGTTGTTGTAACTGATAATTGCATTGAGATTTTGGAAAATATTACAATATGA
- a CDS encoding response regulator transcription factor: MKIFLLEDDFALNDSIKDMLEFEGFEVDSFYDGQVALENISKDYELYILDIFVPNLNGILLLEKIKLANKDSVVFIMSANIDISTIKEAYNKGCDDYLKKPFNIQELLFKLKKFNKNSDIFRFDDDILFDMKSKKIIHNNKEIELTKNERNFLHLLICNQGKCVNYSLIENVVYDGDFKTLDAIRSLIKRLRKKLPKEIIFNNLEEGYYIK, encoded by the coding sequence ATGAAAATATTTTTACTTGAAGATGATTTTGCTTTAAACGATTCAATAAAGGATATGCTTGAATTTGAGGGTTTTGAAGTTGATTCTTTTTATGATGGTCAAGTTGCACTTGAAAATATAAGTAAAGATTATGAGCTTTATATTCTTGATATTTTTGTTCCAAATTTAAATGGAATTTTACTTTTAGAGAAGATTAAACTTGCTAATAAAGACTCAGTAGTCTTTATTATGAGTGCAAATATTGATATCTCAACTATAAAAGAGGCATATAATAAAGGTTGTGATGATTATCTTAAAAAGCCTTTTAATATTCAAGAGTTGCTTTTCAAGCTTAAGAAATTTAATAAGAATAGTGATATTTTTAGATTTGATGATGATATCTTATTTGATATGAAATCAAAAAAAATTATACATAATAATAAAGAGATTGAACTTACAAAAAATGAGAGAAATTTTCTTCATCTTCTAATATGTAATCAAGGCAAATGTGTAAACTATAGTTTAATTGAGAATGTTGTATATGATGGAGATTTTAAAACTTTAGATGCTATTAGGAGTTTGATAAAAAGGCTTAGGAAAAAACTTCCTAAAGAGATAATTTTTAATAACCTTGAAGAGGGTTATTACATAAAATAG
- the fliS gene encoding flagellar export chaperone FliS: MGIELYNQQNAVSDDPYVLVLKLYEGVIKYLSFAKSAINSGDVEKKFTYINRSIAIFDELRNVLDFDGGEVAYYLDGLYLYQIETLFSAGVDDNLNSINQVIKVVQGLIDAWKEETGL, translated from the coding sequence ATGGGGATTGAATTATATAATCAACAAAATGCAGTATCTGATGACCCTTATGTACTTGTTTTAAAACTTTATGAAGGTGTTATAAAGTATCTATCATTTGCAAAGAGTGCAATAAATAGCGGTGATGTTGAAAAAAAATTTACTTATATAAATAGATCAATTGCAATCTTTGATGAGCTTAGAAATGTTTTAGATTTTGATGGAGGAGAAGTTGCCTACTATTTAGATGGTCTTTATCTATATCAAATAGAGACACTATTTAGTGCAGGTGTTGATGATAATCTAAATTCAATCAATCAAGTTATAAAAGTTGTACAAGGATTAATAGACGCATGGAAAGAAGAGACTGGTCTTTAA